Proteins from a genomic interval of Papaver somniferum cultivar HN1 chromosome 4, ASM357369v1, whole genome shotgun sequence:
- the LOC113275322 gene encoding SEC14 cytosolic factor-like, translating into MDQKHEMAVSKMRELVETQGIPTQKCLDQTFLRFLKAKSMNPEKAAKMFVEREKWREEFVPLGFIPESEIADQLGDKKIYLQGLTKIGQHPFLICISSRHFTSASKDPLQFKKFIVYLFDKAISSSFNEGKEIGNEKIMAAVDLKSFPYKSIDARGFTITFNLLKAYYPGRLGKMYMLNAPGFFVSFWRMFSVFLDKDIQERIIFVSSEKEKESFIKEIGGEILPEENGGQSKLIAVQDVIIHSQINDPMS; encoded by the exons ATGGACCAAAAACATGAAATGGCAGTAAGCAAGATGCGGGAACTAGTGGAGACCCAAGGAATTCCAACTCAG AAGTGTTTGGATCAAACCTTTTTAAGATTTCTGAAAGCAAAATCAATGAACCCAGAAAAGGCTGCAAAGATGTTTGTTGAACGGGAAAAATGGAGGGAAGAATTCGTTCCATTAGGTTTCATACCTGAGAGCGAAATAGCAGATCAATTGGGTGATAAAAAGATTTACTTACAAGGCCTGACTAAAATCGGACAACATCCATTTCTGATCTGTATAAGTAGCAGACACTTCACTTCAGCATCCAAGGATCCACTTCAATTTAAGA AGTTCATAGTCTATCTATTTGACAAAGCAATATCCAG TTCTTTCAATGAGGGAAAAGAAATAGGGAATGAAAAGATAATGGCAGCCGTGGATTTAAAAAGTTTCCCTTATAAGAGTATTGACGCCCGTGGTTTCACTATTACCTTCAACCTTCTGAAG GCTTACTATCCCGGGAGACTAGGAAAAATGTATATGTTAAATGCCCCAGGGTTCTTTGTTAGTTTCTGGAGGATGTTTTCTGTCTTTCTAGATAAAGATATCCAAGAAAGA ATCATATTTGTGAGCagtgagaaagagaaagagagtttTATTAAGGAAATTGGTGGGGAGATACTACCAGAAGAAAATGGTGGCCAATCAAAGCTCATCGCTGTTCAAGATGTCATTATTCATTCCCAGATCAACGATCCCATGAGTTAA